A region of Lepeophtheirus salmonis chromosome 13, UVic_Lsal_1.4, whole genome shotgun sequence DNA encodes the following proteins:
- the LOC121128501 gene encoding uncharacterized protein — protein sequence MVLKSLLLLLCLSLVVLGQDNSPSSLPVSQRNRWTPKYTAVPPNTPGLFFAADAEFYPSSFLPAIRAIKTYGGLATAGMIGVFLVVFIFQIFTRAISASKLAFTSRTIDPETLNAITNMAISAIEKYNELDGDE from the exons ATGGTTCTCAAGAGccttttattattactttgcCTATCTTTGGTAGTACTAGGACAAGATAATTCTCCATCATCCTTACCCGTCTCACAACGGAATCGATGGACGCCCAAATATACAGCTGTACCTCCAAACACTCCTGGATTGTTTTTTGCTGCAGATGCAGAGTTCTATCCTTCATCCTTTTTACCAGCCATTCGAGCCATTAAAACATATGGTGGATTGGCCACTGCTGGAATGATCGGTGTTTTTCTCGTTGTGTTCATTTTTCAA ATTTTCACTAGAGCAATATCTGCATCAAAATTAGCCTTCACATCTCGAACCATTGATCCTGAGACTCTGAATGCGATTACGAATATGGCCATCTCTGCTATCGAAAAGTATAATGAATTGGATGGAGACGAATGa
- the LOC121127723 gene encoding LOW QUALITY PROTEIN: ethanolamine-phosphate phospho-lyase-like (The sequence of the model RefSeq protein was modified relative to this genomic sequence to represent the inferred CDS: deleted 1 base in 1 codon) translates to MPLPYDIKDVIEEQIPFSQTMNLRKRHIGPSCELFFRSDPIKIIRGQGQYLYSERNEEFLDSINNVCHVGHCHPDVVRAGQNQMAILNTNSRFLHDNLVLYAKKLTSKFPEKLEIVFFVNSGSEANDLALRLSKSHTQSEEVIALEHAYHGNVRSLIEISPYKFAKGYTPPSTVHIVPVPDTYRGKYRNDKYTEEECANHYANEIKTVIDSLENEGKKLGCFIAESLQSCGGQVIYPQGYLRKVYDHVHENGGVVIADEVQVGFGRVGSSWWAFETQGSDLVPDIVTLGKPMGNGHPVAAVVTTKEIADSFCSREKEYFNTFGGNPVSCAISNAVLDVIEKENLMKKAQENGDHLITEFKKLSQKYDIIGDVRGWGMFVGVDLVKDRTTREAHTSPAKFMVQRLREEKILAQYDGPYCNVLKFKPPLAFTKENCDRLIQTMDRIFEKCWK, encoded by the exons ATGCCTCTTCCATACGACATCAAGGATGTGATTGAGGAGCAAATACCCTTCAGTCAAACCATGAATCTGAGA AAAAGGCACATTGGACCCTCTTGTGAACTCTTTTTTCGTTCAGATCCTATTAAAATCATTCGTGGTCAAG GTCAATATTTATACAGTGAACGGAATGAAGAATTTTTAGACTCTATCAATAATGTTTGCCATGTCGGGCATTGTCATCCAGATGTGGTTCGAGCAGGTCAAAATCAAATGGCCATACTCAATACTAATTCCAG ATTTCTGCATGATAATTTAGTTCTATATGCGAAGAAACTAACCAGCAAATTCCCTGAGAAATTAGagattgttttctttgttaattcaGGGTCTGAGGCCAATGACCTGGCACTACGCCTATCTAA atcacATACACAATCTGAGGAAGTGATTGCCCTGGAACATGCTTATCATGGAAATGTCCGCTCTTTGATAGAAATATCCCCGTACAAATTTGCTAAAGGATATACTCCTCCTAGTACGGTTCACATTGTTCCTGTACCAGATACATATAGAGGCAAATACAGGAATGACAAATACACGGAGGAAGAGTGTGCAAATCACTATGCAAATGAGATCAAAACTGTAATTGATAGCCTtgagaatgaaggaaaaaagttaGGGTGTTTTATCGCTGAGAGTCTTCAAAGTTGCGGAG GTCAAGTGATTTATCCCCAAGGATATTTGAGAAAGGTTTATGACCATGTCCATGAAAATGGTGGGGTTGTTATTGCTGATGAAGTTCAGGTTGGGTTTGGACGTGTAGGTTCTTCTTGGTGGGCATTTGAAACTCAGGGCTCTGACCTTGTTCCTGATATAGTAACTCTTGGAAAACCCATGGGAAATGGACATCCTGTTGCAGCTGTCGTTACCACGAAAGAAATTGCTGATTCGTTTTGTTCAAGAGAGAAAGAATACTTCAATACATTCGGTGGTAATCCCGTGAGTTGTGCCATCAGTAATGCCGTCCTTGATGTTATTGagaaagaaaat CTAATGAAGAAAGCACAAGAGAATGGAGATCATCTCATAACAGAATTCAAAAAACTTTCTCAAAAGTATGACATTATTGGAGATGTGCGTGGTTGGGGAATGTTTGTGGGAGTAGACTTAGTGAAGGATCGAACAACGAGAGAGGCACATACGAGTCCTGCAAAATTTATGGTCCAGAgacttagagaagaaaaaatactagCTCAATACGATGGCCCTTATTGTAACGTTTTGAAATTTAAGCCACCACTAGCTTTTACCAAGGAGAATTGTGATCG ATTAATTCAAACAATGGATCgtatttttgagaaatgttggaaataa